One window of Chamaesiphon minutus PCC 6605 genomic DNA carries:
- the murD gene encoding UDP-N-acetylmuramoyl-L-alanine--D-glutamate ligase, which yields MKKATVIGLGRSGIAAAKLLTKHGYNVTLSDSNSNANLEAQKQQLELLNINVKLGDKFAPIDEDTIVVSPGVPWDIAPLVKAREMGIDTIGEMELAWRYLHDIPWVAITGTNGKTTTTALTAAIFQAAGIETIGCGNIGFAACELALLETHPAWIIAEMSSYQIESTFTMTPQIGVWTTLTPDHLARHKTVTNYANIKAKLLRNSRHKILNGDDRYLHDLEESDWQSATWTSVEGKQHLRGNPAAGIWIEDNWVVFRGEKVLQADSLKMPGDHNRQNMLMAVAIAKLANIDNNAIVKGVASFPGVAHRLEYICTYEGVDYINDSKATNYDAADVGLSAVKSPVILIAGGEAKEGEDLAWLETIKQKAAVVLLIGSAATQFANRLTAVGYHNFEIVETMANAIDRAPELAKQHRAKIVLLSPACASFDQYTSFEHRGDDFRQLCQALLSGG from the coding sequence ATGAAAAAAGCCACTGTAATCGGTCTCGGTCGATCGGGTATCGCTGCTGCAAAACTTTTGACAAAGCATGGGTACAATGTCACCCTCAGCGATAGTAATAGTAATGCCAATCTCGAAGCTCAAAAACAACAATTAGAATTACTCAATATTAACGTCAAACTCGGTGACAAATTCGCGCCCATTGATGAAGATACGATCGTGGTGAGTCCTGGCGTACCGTGGGATATTGCGCCGCTAGTCAAGGCTAGAGAAATGGGCATCGACACGATCGGCGAAATGGAATTAGCATGGCGGTATCTCCACGATATTCCGTGGGTGGCAATTACCGGAACAAATGGTAAAACTACGACTACAGCTTTGACTGCGGCTATCTTTCAAGCTGCTGGCATCGAAACGATCGGGTGTGGAAATATTGGGTTTGCGGCTTGCGAATTAGCTTTATTAGAAACACATCCGGCATGGATTATTGCCGAAATGAGTAGCTATCAAATCGAATCTACCTTTACCATGACACCTCAAATTGGCGTCTGGACGACTTTAACTCCCGATCACTTGGCTCGTCATAAAACTGTGACTAATTATGCCAATATTAAAGCTAAATTACTCCGCAATTCTCGCCATAAAATCCTTAATGGTGACGATCGATATTTACACGATCTGGAAGAATCCGATTGGCAAAGTGCTACGTGGACGAGCGTAGAAGGCAAGCAGCATCTAAGAGGCAATCCCGCAGCGGGGATTTGGATTGAAGATAATTGGGTGGTATTTAGAGGCGAAAAAGTGCTGCAAGCTGACTCATTGAAAATGCCTGGAGATCATAACCGTCAGAATATGTTGATGGCTGTAGCAATTGCCAAACTAGCAAACATCGATAATAATGCGATCGTAAAAGGTGTTGCTAGTTTCCCTGGCGTTGCCCATCGTCTAGAATATATCTGCACGTATGAAGGCGTGGATTATATTAATGATAGTAAGGCGACTAATTATGATGCTGCCGATGTGGGATTGAGTGCGGTAAAATCGCCCGTAATTTTAATCGCAGGTGGTGAAGCCAAAGAAGGCGAGGATCTGGCTTGGTTGGAGACAATTAAGCAAAAAGCAGCCGTTGTATTATTAATCGGCTCTGCGGCAACTCAATTTGCCAATCGCTTAACAGCCGTCGGATATCATAATTTTGAAATTGTCGAAACGATGGCAAATGCGATCGATCGCGCTCCCGAACTTGCCAAACAACATCGAGCCAAAATTGTGTTGTTATCTCCAGCTTGTGCGAGTTTCGACCAGTATACTAGTTTCGAGCATCGTGGCGATGATTTTCGACAACTATGTCAAGCATTATTATCAGGTGGTTGA
- the petC gene encoding cytochrome b6-f complex iron-sulfur subunit, with product MTQIANSADVPDLGRRQFMNLLTFGTITGMVLGAAYPFVAYFVPPASGGAGGGSTAKDAKGDDVKVSAFIAGKAKGDRELTQGLKGDPTYIVVADGTIADYGINAICTHLGCVVPWNKAENKFMCPCHGSQYDETGKKVRGPAPLSLPLAHAAVTENDTIALTPWTETDFRTDEPAWWA from the coding sequence ATGACACAAATTGCTAATTCGGCAGATGTACCAGATCTCGGTCGTCGCCAATTCATGAACCTGCTCACCTTCGGCACGATTACCGGAATGGTGCTAGGTGCTGCGTATCCGTTTGTTGCGTATTTTGTGCCCCCTGCTAGCGGCGGTGCTGGTGGCGGTTCGACTGCCAAAGATGCCAAAGGCGATGACGTCAAAGTCAGTGCCTTTATTGCAGGTAAAGCCAAAGGCGACCGCGAATTAACCCAAGGTTTAAAGGGCGACCCTACGTACATCGTTGTCGCCGATGGCACGATTGCCGATTATGGCATCAATGCGATTTGTACTCACCTCGGCTGTGTCGTTCCTTGGAACAAGGCTGAAAACAAATTCATGTGTCCTTGTCACGGTTCTCAGTACGATGAGACAGGTAAAAAAGTGCGCGGTCCCGCACCACTTTCTCTTCCCTTGGCTCATGCAGCGGTAACAGAAAACGACACAATCGCGCTCACACCTTGGACTGAAACCGATTTCCGCACAGACGAACCTGCTTGGTGGGCATAA
- the trmB gene encoding tRNA (guanosine(46)-N7)-methyltransferase TrmB, which produces MARIKVRQHVNPLSIIYQQPLTPPDWAEVYANLSAPIHLDIGSAWGKFLLQLAQSDRSWNYLGIEIREALVTHANQKRDELGADNLHYVFGNINTSLATLLASLPEGKLQRVSIQYPDPCFKTKHAKRRVVQPQLVNDLARYLPIGAEVFLQSDLEWVAREMCDRFSENAAFDRTQPEWIEPNPLGIPTEREAFTLKKGLPVHRAIYRRC; this is translated from the coding sequence ATGGCTCGGATTAAAGTTCGGCAGCATGTCAATCCACTGAGTATTATCTATCAACAACCGCTGACGCCACCAGATTGGGCAGAAGTTTATGCCAACTTATCGGCACCAATTCATCTCGATATCGGTAGTGCGTGGGGAAAATTTTTGCTCCAATTAGCACAATCCGATCGATCTTGGAATTATCTAGGTATTGAAATTCGCGAAGCTTTAGTCACCCATGCCAATCAGAAACGAGATGAATTAGGTGCGGACAATCTGCATTATGTCTTTGGCAATATCAATACTTCACTCGCAACGTTACTCGCATCGCTCCCAGAAGGTAAATTACAACGGGTGAGCATTCAGTACCCCGATCCTTGTTTCAAAACTAAACATGCCAAACGTCGCGTCGTTCAACCACAATTAGTTAACGATCTGGCGCGATATTTGCCGATCGGTGCTGAAGTATTTTTGCAATCGGATTTAGAATGGGTAGCGCGGGAAATGTGCGATCGATTTAGCGAAAATGCCGCTTTCGATCGTACCCAACCCGAGTGGATCGAACCCAATCCACTCGGTATTCCTACCGAGCGTGAAGCATTCACTCTTAAGAAGGGTTTACCCGTGCATCGAGCCATTTATCGGCGATGCTAG
- a CDS encoding DUF1822 family protein — protein sequence MSIFQQQTQFLSKIYPEHIWIDVDLSNLGESPDCMKLNRVCISAIVKYLTESLDLDVESIFPSAELERAFVSTIVNGFVLLVSGVKVAFIPSLDLDLAGFEVQQEWVDLSRWMADYYVPVRIDLESNCLHLWGFISHQSLQQRSHLDRHVRSYEIEGVDLIGDLDSLWTTCHLVANEIVPPERGKIPSEIQISPLEAITLIDRLHQDRSGFSPRHILPFEKWGAIIDSPEYLTMYAHPKPGIIQISNWFQQVTDLANDLVDRGWVKMSEVFDKSQLKPSYLGGYMAAPAVKGISLGSDLEIHRAVRNLYSSQNTAKKVDLPADIDSPLLLLIYLMQHTTDEYLRWQAAEYLWTISPENDLNWHRRIKDLGLVIQGHKLGLMVAAIPLIDGTYAILNRVYPIGTEPYLPPNVRLNLFAEDGDCICEVESRSTVMDNYIQLYFTASSSDRFNIQVSMNEDTIVEAFAI from the coding sequence ATGAGTATCTTTCAGCAACAGACTCAGTTCCTGAGCAAAATATATCCAGAACACATTTGGATCGATGTCGATCTGAGTAATTTAGGAGAATCGCCAGACTGCATGAAGCTCAATCGAGTTTGTATTAGCGCGATCGTTAAATACTTGACTGAATCGCTAGACTTAGATGTCGAATCAATTTTTCCAAGTGCCGAATTAGAGCGAGCGTTTGTCAGTACGATCGTCAATGGCTTTGTGCTGTTAGTTTCGGGAGTTAAAGTGGCTTTTATTCCCAGCCTAGATTTAGATTTAGCTGGGTTTGAGGTGCAGCAAGAATGGGTAGATTTATCCCGATGGATGGCAGATTATTACGTGCCAGTAAGGATCGATTTAGAGTCTAATTGTTTGCACTTGTGGGGATTTATTTCGCATCAATCTTTGCAACAAAGATCGCATCTCGATCGCCATGTTCGTAGTTATGAAATTGAAGGCGTCGATTTAATTGGGGATTTGGACTCTTTATGGACTACTTGTCATTTGGTTGCGAATGAAATCGTACCGCCAGAGCGGGGTAAAATACCTAGCGAGATTCAAATATCACCTTTAGAAGCGATAACATTAATCGATCGACTTCACCAAGATCGTTCTGGTTTTTCACCGCGCCATATCTTACCTTTTGAAAAGTGGGGAGCAATTATCGATTCTCCTGAATATTTAACGATGTACGCGCACCCAAAACCAGGAATTATCCAAATCTCTAATTGGTTCCAGCAAGTCACAGATCTAGCTAACGATTTAGTCGATCGTGGCTGGGTAAAAATGTCAGAAGTCTTCGATAAATCTCAACTTAAACCGAGCTATTTGGGCGGTTATATGGCTGCACCCGCAGTCAAAGGTATTTCTCTTGGTAGCGATCTAGAAATTCACCGTGCAGTTCGCAATTTATATAGCAGTCAAAATACTGCTAAAAAAGTAGATTTACCTGCCGATATCGATTCGCCGCTACTGCTATTAATCTATTTGATGCAGCATACAACTGATGAATATTTACGCTGGCAAGCTGCTGAATATTTATGGACGATCTCACCAGAAAACGATCTCAACTGGCACCGCCGGATTAAAGATCTCGGCTTGGTAATACAAGGACATAAATTAGGCTTGATGGTAGCTGCCATTCCGTTAATCGACGGGACTTATGCGATTTTAAATCGTGTTTACCCGATCGGTACTGAGCCATATCTACCACCAAATGTGCGCCTCAATCTCTTTGCCGAAGATGGCGACTGTATCTGTGAAGTTGAAAGTAGATCGACAGTGATGGATAATTATATTCAACTGTATTTTACTGCTAGTAGTAGCGATCGCTTTAATATTCAAGTGTCGATGAATGAGGATACGATCGTCGAAGCTTTCGCTATCTAA
- a CDS encoding Rrf2 family transcriptional regulator, producing the protein MKLTTRGHYSVKAMLDLSLQPGYGPASVSAIATRQYLPIPYLEKLLIELRRAGLVRSIRGVHGGYKLAKKPTQISLSDILTAVGESMVSESVDLHEARSTSINDTNLAADWVTLMVWRRLNEKLQAALASISLADLYYDARSWQAAQGEVTNYII; encoded by the coding sequence ATGAAATTGACTACTCGCGGGCATTACAGTGTGAAGGCGATGCTGGATCTGAGTTTGCAACCAGGTTATGGGCCAGCTTCTGTCAGCGCGATCGCCACACGTCAATATTTACCCATTCCCTACCTCGAAAAATTACTCATTGAATTGCGGCGCGCGGGACTAGTCAGATCGATTCGTGGGGTACATGGTGGTTATAAACTGGCAAAAAAACCGACTCAAATTTCGTTGAGCGATATCTTGACGGCAGTTGGTGAATCGATGGTATCCGAAAGTGTCGATCTTCATGAAGCGCGATCGACAAGTATCAATGATACCAATTTAGCGGCAGATTGGGTAACTTTAATGGTGTGGCGCAGGCTCAATGAAAAACTGCAAGCAGCATTGGCGAGTATTTCTCTGGCAGATCTTTATTATGATGCTCGGAGTTGGCAAGCCGCTCAGGGAGAGGTAACTAATTATATTATTTAG
- the petA gene encoding cytochrome f, translating into MKLTLPLWQRSQRVLTKTLVVLLASVGIIFANDLAVPQSAAAYPFWAQQTYPATPREPTGRIVCANCHLAAKPTEVEVPQSVKPDTVFEAVVKIPYDLNAQQVTANGVKGPLNVGAVLMLPDGFKIAPEDRLSPEMKEKTQGLYFQSYGEGKDNIVIIGPLPGDKYQEIIFPVLAPNPKTDKGIYFGKSQIHVGANRGRGQVYPTGEKSNNGVFNASVAGTVTSIAKQEDGGSQVTIQPATGDAVVDKVPAGPELLIAEGAVVTAGQAITNNPNVGGFGQKDIEIVLQNPDRILGLMAFVFMIMLSQILLVLKKKQVERVQAAEMEF; encoded by the coding sequence ATGAAATTAACTTTACCCTTGTGGCAACGCAGCCAGCGAGTGTTGACTAAAACCCTCGTCGTCTTATTGGCTAGTGTCGGCATCATCTTTGCCAATGACCTGGCTGTCCCCCAATCCGCAGCAGCCTATCCCTTCTGGGCACAACAAACCTACCCAGCAACGCCTCGCGAACCAACGGGTAGAATCGTCTGTGCCAACTGTCACCTCGCTGCCAAGCCTACAGAAGTCGAAGTACCCCAGTCTGTCAAACCAGACACGGTTTTTGAAGCTGTCGTCAAAATTCCTTACGATCTAAACGCCCAACAAGTCACTGCAAATGGCGTTAAAGGACCATTAAATGTTGGTGCTGTGCTGATGTTGCCAGATGGTTTCAAAATCGCACCTGAAGATCGGCTCTCGCCAGAAATGAAGGAAAAAACTCAAGGGTTATATTTCCAATCTTACGGCGAAGGTAAAGATAATATCGTCATTATCGGGCCATTACCGGGCGATAAATATCAAGAAATCATCTTCCCCGTACTCGCTCCTAACCCCAAAACAGATAAAGGTATCTACTTCGGTAAATCCCAAATTCATGTTGGTGCCAATCGCGGTCGCGGACAAGTTTACCCAACTGGTGAAAAGAGCAATAACGGTGTCTTCAATGCTTCTGTTGCTGGTACTGTCACTTCAATTGCCAAACAAGAAGATGGTGGTTCTCAAGTTACCATCCAACCTGCAACTGGCGATGCAGTCGTCGATAAAGTCCCCGCTGGCCCAGAATTGCTAATTGCCGAAGGTGCTGTTGTAACTGCCGGACAAGCAATTACCAACAATCCTAATGTTGGTGGTTTCGGTCAAAAAGATATCGAAATCGTTCTTCAAAATCCCGATCGCATTCTCGGTTTGATGGCATTTGTCTTTATGATTATGCTTTCTCAAATCTTGTTAGTTCTCAAGAAAAAACAAGTCGAGCGCGTTCAAGCAGCAGAAATGGAATTCTAG
- a CDS encoding AbrB family transcriptional regulator codes for MSNKKNIEPLVGEELLQKVKDLGSASKEEKARECGYYTETKNGVERVNMMKFLNALIDAEGIQLDSKAVGGGRGGRSASYKITVQSNNNLLIGAAYTKQMGLKEGDVFNITLGRKHIHLKQVDANGDEANGDD; via the coding sequence ATGAGTAATAAGAAAAATATTGAGCCGCTAGTTGGCGAAGAACTACTTCAAAAAGTCAAAGACCTCGGCAGCGCGAGCAAGGAAGAGAAAGCCCGCGAATGTGGTTACTATACCGAAACCAAGAACGGTGTCGAACGCGTTAATATGATGAAGTTTCTTAACGCGCTCATCGATGCTGAAGGCATTCAGTTGGATAGTAAAGCAGTTGGTGGCGGTCGTGGCGGTCGCAGTGCTAGCTACAAAATTACCGTCCAATCTAACAATAATTTATTGATTGGTGCTGCATACACCAAGCAAATGGGCTTAAAGGAAGGCGATGTATTTAACATCACTCTCGGACGCAAGCACATTCATCTCAAACAAGTCGATGCCAATGGCGATGAAGCAAATGGCGATGACTAG
- a CDS encoding DUF4079 domain-containing protein produces the protein MDSIPANIKPYLNFIHPAIMWILLATTLYAMYLGFQIRKTRSATGEEKKQLIQGKYNLRHYQLGSIVLAVMVLGTLGGMAATYINNGKLFVGPHLLAGLGMTGAIAVSASLSPYMQKGADWARYSHIGINLVLVGLFGWQAVSGVEILLRIISKM, from the coding sequence ATGGACTCTATTCCTGCTAATATCAAACCCTATCTCAATTTTATCCATCCGGCAATAATGTGGATTTTATTGGCAACTACCCTATACGCAATGTATCTGGGCTTTCAAATTCGCAAAACACGTAGTGCAACAGGTGAGGAAAAGAAACAACTCATTCAGGGCAAATATAATCTCCGTCATTACCAACTCGGCTCGATCGTCTTGGCAGTAATGGTATTAGGGACGCTGGGTGGGATGGCCGCTACTTATATCAACAATGGTAAATTATTCGTCGGCCCCCATTTGCTCGCTGGCTTAGGCATGACTGGCGCGATCGCGGTTTCGGCTTCGCTGTCTCCATATATGCAAAAAGGGGCGGATTGGGCAAGATACAGTCATATCGGAATCAACTTAGTCCTCGTAGGACTGTTTGGCTGGCAAGCAGTTTCTGGAGTCGAAATTCTCCTCCGAATTATCAGTAAAATGTAA
- a CDS encoding ankyrin repeat domain-containing protein yields the protein MSYQFNLLLIQSAKLGNARQITTALERGAQVDTTDAEGTTALMFAAQSGATEIVDLLLAAGADVNLHRRQFGTTALMFAAAANRVAVVDRLLARGANVDAVNEDGSTALMAAASVGAEEIVSLLLAAGANVVCVDADGDNALNMAIDRNHTAVVRQLIDAGADLHYRRSDGKTPILLMSAPADVAILQMLIAAGADLQAVDNEGDSLLIIAAEQGYTSLIQPLIAAGAAIDFQNHEGWTPLIAATSAKQTEIVAALLAAGANPDLQSQELETALHLAAIEGDLDLVRLLLDRGAKTDLITNLGDTPLVLATLHEHTDVVAAILESETDLNAHQQGVTAFGLAIVNLYVEIVQLLLAAGVSPNQTFKDRQTPLTIAAIEGNLNLARSLVDAGAQIDSQDETGATALMWATHRRHHHIVKLLLAAGANPSHRNQGGLTALDLAQINSDRYAMELLGKV from the coding sequence ATGTCTTATCAATTTAATCTCCTGCTGATTCAATCTGCCAAGCTTGGCAACGCGCGTCAAATTACTACAGCGTTAGAGCGTGGTGCCCAGGTTGATACGACTGATGCTGAAGGTACTACCGCGCTAATGTTTGCCGCCCAAAGCGGAGCTACTGAAATCGTCGATTTATTACTGGCTGCTGGTGCGGATGTCAATCTCCATCGCCGCCAATTTGGGACTACCGCGCTTATGTTTGCCGCTGCCGCCAATCGAGTCGCAGTTGTCGATCGATTATTAGCACGGGGAGCCAATGTCGATGCTGTCAATGAGGATGGTAGTACCGCGCTGATGGCAGCAGCATCCGTCGGTGCCGAGGAAATTGTCAGCTTACTGCTAGCGGCTGGAGCCAATGTCGTCTGTGTTGATGCCGATGGCGATAATGCCCTGAATATGGCGATCGATCGCAATCATACTGCTGTAGTCCGCCAACTAATCGACGCTGGTGCCGATCTCCACTATCGCCGCAGCGACGGTAAAACGCCGATCCTACTGATGTCCGCGCCAGCAGATGTCGCTATTCTTCAGATGCTGATCGCTGCTGGTGCCGATCTCCAAGCAGTAGATAATGAAGGCGATAGTTTGTTGATTATTGCTGCCGAGCAGGGCTATACCAGCTTAATTCAACCGCTAATTGCTGCTGGTGCCGCGATCGATTTTCAGAATCATGAGGGCTGGACGCCGCTAATTGCCGCCACATCTGCCAAACAAACCGAAATTGTCGCCGCTCTGTTAGCTGCTGGAGCCAATCCCGATCTGCAATCTCAAGAGCTAGAAACTGCCCTACATTTAGCCGCGATCGAAGGCGATCTCGATCTCGTCAGGCTGTTACTCGACCGTGGCGCAAAGACCGATCTCATCACCAACCTGGGGGATACACCACTAGTTTTAGCGACCTTACACGAGCACACAGACGTCGTTGCGGCGATCCTGGAGTCGGAGACGGATTTGAATGCTCACCAGCAGGGAGTTACTGCCTTTGGACTGGCGATCGTCAATTTATATGTCGAAATAGTCCAACTACTTTTAGCTGCTGGCGTCTCTCCCAACCAAACCTTCAAAGATAGACAAACTCCCCTAACGATCGCCGCAATTGAGGGCAATCTCAATTTAGCCCGATCGCTCGTAGACGCTGGCGCACAGATCGATTCTCAAGACGAGACTGGCGCGACAGCCCTCATGTGGGCAACCCATCGCCGCCACCATCACATCGTCAAACTATTACTCGCCGCCGGAGCCAATCCCAGCCATCGCAACCAAGGCGGCTTAACCGCTCTCGATTTAGCACAAATTAATAGCGATCGATACGCGATGGAGTTGTTAGGGAAGGTTTAG
- a CDS encoding ABC transporter substrate-binding protein codes for MSHIRIIDLTSSNNLAPLSAKLTVAKIDDSGAIISREHPVAEGTLNIQPLIALNQQITAKFKTATSQDRYFGGIQLPKTMVQNVASDCDTLKVGIEQLRDSLDRTLEQKSWMKIREGLLRSLNGIPQSEPMRLVILTDNYDIQALSIEQTSFITNILAGEDRAVSVVFAPQELTRKLTWQKIPNILVVLGNQQGIQEPIHLQEIERYFRSPAIVTHLDKPSPSKVLETISDGHFDVIIMVGHSQMNDNGLDGKIGINELDSISIKQYTQSFKNSVRNGLKLVILAGCSSIGAARALASSTIGVPNVIAFRVPVHYRVLRLFFERLLHHWIVRAHSLETALTDTRGELINYDLHCPGTSILPILFTSPYAPPLKFPISSGSSWQKRLHNLVLQPLITIKFTGKKMKIPAIVFIGLLAATAWYWRSQSPKLEVACNSIQGDGISCGEEILLKEPNVSTQIHKQLGANAIAKGDYPQAIKFLNKAWDAKKDPETLIMLENAKLANRNLSIRTIAISIPASQSTPLDIPTGMLKSIAFAQQQWNADPSHSWKLQVVIADDKNDKHSVASLVQNLLKRDIFAGIGSYASEVTLVAKDIYNRQHTVLVSGTSTSTDLTSTGTDNFFFRVCSNNKVSGKEIANYLKAHKYTKIALFHTPGKTFSDSMTAALKANIQGSDIVSKFDFSPSGNASDVIKKAKASGAQAIVLIPDAYTSDAPERNRLLSIIEANNGELPIVGNEVVKDQTLFTRFSKQQLEKLVISLTWHPSFYQNNTIVLPNFWGDKANLDHRIAMNYDATQLVIQALDRVPIDLNIIDARRELQKIISNSTFTIPGITGEVSLTGSDRSQAINSLVTPKCDGTKCKDFKPAI; via the coding sequence GTGAGCCACATTCGGATAATAGACCTAACCTCCAGTAATAATCTAGCTCCACTATCAGCAAAGCTCACTGTTGCCAAAATTGACGACTCTGGAGCGATAATCAGTCGCGAGCATCCTGTGGCTGAAGGAACATTAAATATCCAGCCTTTAATCGCCCTCAATCAGCAAATTACTGCCAAGTTTAAAACAGCAACGAGTCAAGATCGATACTTTGGTGGTATTCAATTACCAAAAACGATGGTGCAAAATGTCGCTAGCGATTGTGATACCTTAAAAGTAGGCATCGAACAGCTCCGCGACTCACTCGATCGCACCTTAGAGCAAAAATCTTGGATGAAGATTCGCGAAGGATTATTGCGCAGTCTCAATGGGATTCCACAAAGCGAACCAATGAGATTAGTTATCTTAACAGATAACTACGACATCCAGGCTTTATCGATCGAGCAGACATCCTTTATTACTAATATCTTAGCTGGCGAAGATCGAGCTGTGAGCGTGGTTTTTGCACCTCAAGAATTAACTCGTAAATTAACTTGGCAAAAGATTCCCAATATTTTAGTAGTACTGGGCAATCAACAAGGTATCCAAGAGCCAATTCATCTCCAAGAAATCGAACGCTACTTTCGATCGCCTGCAATTGTTACGCACCTTGACAAGCCATCTCCCTCAAAAGTTTTAGAAACAATTAGTGATGGTCACTTTGATGTAATTATCATGGTCGGACACAGCCAAATGAATGATAATGGGCTGGATGGTAAAATTGGTATTAATGAGCTAGATAGTATCTCCATCAAACAGTACACTCAATCTTTCAAAAATAGTGTCAGAAATGGTCTAAAATTAGTCATTCTGGCAGGTTGTTCGAGTATTGGAGCAGCTAGAGCATTGGCATCTAGTACTATTGGTGTGCCGAATGTAATTGCGTTTAGAGTGCCAGTTCATTATCGCGTATTGAGATTGTTTTTCGAGCGATTATTACACCATTGGATCGTGCGGGCGCATAGCTTAGAAACCGCACTGACTGATACTAGAGGAGAGTTAATTAATTACGATCTACATTGCCCCGGTACGTCAATTTTACCGATTTTATTCACTTCCCCATACGCCCCACCATTAAAATTTCCAATTTCCAGTGGTTCTTCTTGGCAAAAAAGACTGCATAATCTAGTACTTCAGCCCCTAATAACTATTAAGTTTACAGGGAAGAAAATGAAAATACCAGCGATAGTTTTTATCGGATTACTAGCAGCAACTGCGTGGTATTGGAGATCTCAATCACCCAAGTTAGAAGTAGCATGTAATTCTATCCAAGGTGATGGCATTAGCTGCGGTGAAGAAATTTTACTGAAAGAACCGAATGTCAGTACCCAAATCCACAAACAGCTAGGAGCGAATGCAATTGCTAAAGGTGATTATCCTCAAGCAATTAAGTTTCTAAATAAAGCTTGGGATGCCAAGAAAGACCCAGAAACCCTGATTATGCTAGAAAATGCCAAGCTAGCAAATCGAAATTTATCAATTAGAACTATCGCCATCAGCATCCCAGCATCCCAATCTACACCATTAGATATTCCCACGGGCATGTTAAAATCGATCGCCTTTGCCCAGCAACAATGGAATGCCGATCCCAGCCACTCATGGAAACTCCAAGTTGTCATTGCCGACGATAAGAATGACAAACATTCTGTCGCTAGCTTAGTTCAGAATCTACTCAAAAGAGATATATTTGCGGGGATTGGCAGCTACGCATCTGAAGTAACTTTAGTAGCAAAAGATATCTACAACCGACAGCATACCGTACTAGTTTCTGGGACTAGTACTTCTACAGATTTGACGAGTACTGGTACCGATAACTTCTTTTTCCGCGTTTGCTCCAATAATAAAGTCTCTGGCAAAGAGATCGCTAATTATCTTAAAGCTCATAAATACACTAAAATCGCCTTATTTCACACTCCGGGTAAAACATTTAGTGATTCCATGACCGCAGCATTGAAAGCTAATATTCAAGGGAGCGATATTGTTTCTAAGTTTGATTTTTCGCCGAGTGGTAATGCAAGCGACGTTATTAAAAAAGCTAAAGCATCTGGAGCGCAAGCGATCGTGTTAATTCCCGATGCTTATACTAGCGATGCACCAGAACGAAATCGGTTATTATCAATTATCGAAGCAAATAATGGTGAGTTGCCGATCGTGGGTAATGAAGTTGTTAAAGATCAAACATTATTTACTCGGTTTAGTAAGCAGCAACTTGAAAAATTAGTCATCAGTTTAACTTGGCATCCATCTTTTTATCAAAATAATACGATCGTTTTGCCTAATTTTTGGGGAGACAAAGCTAATTTAGATCATCGAATTGCCATGAACTACGATGCCACTCAATTGGTCATTCAAGCATTAGATCGCGTGCCGATCGATCTCAATATTATCGATGCTCGCCGCGAACTTCAAAAAATTATTAGTAATTCGACTTTTACGATCCCTGGCATTACTGGCGAAGTCAGCCTAACAGGTAGCGATCGATCTCAAGCCATCAACAGCCTAGTTACGCCCAAATGCGATGGTACCAAATGCAAGGATTTTAAACCTGCAATCTAA